From Leptotrichia wadei, one genomic window encodes:
- the recJ gene encoding single-stranded-DNA-specific exonuclease RecJ codes for MRRTKWAEKIIPNPRQEREYIERDNKQNFDDKTKRIKKSGNKKQIMENSNLSSLIDNDILKILYSRGITTEKEVIEFLNPKMENIQDPYGLQDMEKTVLEIERAIEEQKNIWIFGDYDVDGITSTSILYMALKELGAENVNYYIPIRDEGYGLNNEALKKIKDSGADLVITVDCGITAFPEVEFANSIDLPIIITDHHNLHGGKVPAAVAVVNPKRFENEFSFEFLAGVGTIFMVILCLYERIGKKAKAYKYLDLVAIGTVADIVPLVEENRILTKFGLEQLSRSKNKGLRFLLYKLFSTQNSDFNEKTEYNSYDVGFIIAPVFNAAGRLKDAKMVVKLLISDNDREIEIIVKELINKNFERKELQNEIVEKVEKHIEENDLKEDYVIVDYSPEYHHGVIGIAASKIVDKYYKPAIIIEVKEDEGIAVGSCRSIGNFNILEALQSMPELFLKFGGHSGAAGFTIGIKNLELFKEKINKFAKTKLKEEDFVKIIEIDKQIPIQKVSYEFFQVIELLKPFGFGNPMPTFRTNNVLFENIKFIGENKNHIMFDIKQKGFFSRNAVWFNSGEYFKKLNENLFYDIVYKLKTEMFQDRYYTKVYIEDVKVSQLKDDTFSYYHSLFNTSFPMKSIFYTNIELDLEKKITMKMEFDQVSLFQGRKFIGRLDYSVSNLLILLNQYYNWNFTVKIEDVKQAASHSIVNILIKRDYSFKCYDHTQVGIFRKIKEFLIGKMEYNTQTKNLLSQFFRQNKNLIVKNIFNEDEKYKYKMSNFENFLLTIGIYYKKTTNKKSQIVISSEKKPAFNNFIKSYFDINEEYSENDYPFTLFYNYKDTQELENIIKSDFSLQNEINYEIDENVQSSEVNENSESFETKEELKQLEYKKIEGIELKNSQAENQSEDQENLGENEIEDEKENQEFGKRFCVIVNSENFMIKTENFDESNIKELNIQIEVPENVVFLQDSTKKERKNAKNIFLEYLPIEKKIKLKKLLEDGEKIFSDYSVNEIL; via the coding sequence ATGAGAAGAACTAAATGGGCTGAAAAAATTATTCCTAATCCACGACAGGAAAGGGAATATATTGAAAGGGACAATAAACAAAATTTTGATGATAAAACAAAAAGGATAAAAAAAAGCGGAAATAAAAAACAAATTATGGAAAATTCAAATTTGAGTTCCCTGATTGATAATGATATTTTGAAAATACTTTATTCACGGGGCATAACAACTGAGAAGGAAGTGATTGAGTTTTTAAATCCTAAAATGGAGAATATTCAAGATCCTTATGGGCTGCAGGATATGGAAAAGACGGTTTTGGAAATTGAAAGAGCAATAGAGGAGCAGAAAAATATCTGGATATTTGGGGATTATGATGTAGATGGGATTACTTCAACTTCGATTTTGTATATGGCACTAAAGGAGCTTGGGGCTGAAAATGTGAATTATTATATTCCGATTCGGGATGAAGGATATGGTCTGAATAACGAGGCTTTGAAGAAAATAAAAGATTCGGGGGCAGATTTAGTAATTACTGTAGATTGCGGGATTACGGCATTTCCGGAAGTGGAATTTGCAAATTCTATAGATTTGCCGATAATTATTACAGATCATCATAATTTGCATGGCGGAAAAGTTCCGGCTGCTGTTGCAGTTGTTAATCCAAAACGTTTTGAAAATGAATTTTCATTTGAGTTTCTGGCGGGAGTTGGGACTATTTTCATGGTAATTCTTTGTCTTTATGAAAGAATCGGGAAAAAGGCAAAAGCATATAAATATCTTGATTTGGTGGCGATTGGAACAGTTGCAGACATTGTGCCGCTGGTGGAGGAAAACAGGATTTTGACAAAATTTGGTCTGGAGCAGCTTAGCCGTTCTAAAAATAAGGGGCTTAGATTTTTGCTCTACAAGCTGTTTAGTACCCAAAATTCGGATTTTAATGAGAAAACTGAATACAATTCGTATGATGTGGGCTTTATCATAGCGCCTGTCTTTAATGCGGCTGGAAGGTTAAAAGATGCAAAAATGGTTGTAAAACTGCTAATTTCTGATAATGACAGGGAAATTGAGATAATCGTAAAGGAACTTATCAATAAGAATTTTGAGCGGAAAGAACTGCAGAATGAAATTGTGGAGAAAGTGGAAAAGCATATTGAAGAAAACGATTTGAAGGAAGATTATGTAATTGTAGACTATTCACCTGAATATCACCACGGAGTAATTGGTATAGCGGCTTCCAAAATTGTGGATAAATATTACAAGCCTGCGATTATTATTGAAGTGAAGGAAGATGAAGGGATAGCAGTTGGATCTTGCCGAAGTATCGGGAATTTTAATATTTTGGAGGCGTTGCAGTCGATGCCTGAACTTTTTTTGAAGTTTGGAGGACATTCTGGAGCGGCTGGATTTACGATTGGAATAAAAAATTTGGAATTATTTAAGGAAAAAATTAATAAATTTGCAAAGACAAAACTGAAGGAAGAGGATTTTGTGAAAATAATAGAAATTGACAAGCAAATTCCGATTCAAAAGGTTTCTTATGAATTTTTTCAAGTGATAGAACTTTTAAAGCCGTTTGGCTTCGGAAATCCAATGCCAACTTTTAGGACAAATAATGTACTTTTTGAAAATATAAAGTTCATTGGAGAAAATAAGAATCATATAATGTTTGACATAAAGCAGAAAGGATTTTTTAGCAGAAATGCTGTCTGGTTCAATTCTGGAGAATATTTTAAGAAACTGAATGAAAATCTGTTTTATGATATTGTTTACAAGTTAAAGACAGAAATGTTTCAAGATAGATATTATACAAAGGTGTATATTGAGGATGTAAAGGTGTCACAGTTAAAAGATGATACTTTTTCCTATTATCATTCTCTTTTTAATACATCTTTTCCAATGAAGTCAATTTTTTATACAAATATTGAGCTGGATTTAGAAAAGAAAATTACGATGAAAATGGAATTTGATCAAGTTTCACTTTTTCAGGGGAGAAAATTTATTGGACGGCTTGATTACAGTGTTTCAAATCTGTTAATACTATTGAATCAGTATTATAATTGGAATTTTACTGTGAAAATTGAAGATGTGAAGCAGGCTGCCAGTCATAGCATTGTAAATATTTTGATAAAAAGGGATTACAGCTTTAAATGCTACGATCATACACAGGTTGGAATTTTTAGGAAAATAAAGGAATTTCTGATTGGAAAAATGGAATATAATACTCAAACTAAAAATTTACTTTCCCAATTTTTCAGACAAAATAAAAACTTGATTGTAAAAAATATATTTAATGAAGATGAAAAGTATAAATATAAAATGTCGAACTTTGAGAACTTTTTGCTTACAATTGGGATTTATTATAAAAAAACAACTAATAAAAAAAGTCAGATTGTAATAAGTTCAGAAAAGAAGCCAGCTTTTAATAATTTTATAAAATCGTATTTTGACATAAATGAAGAATATTCGGAAAATGATTATCCATTTACATTGTTTTACAATTATAAAGATACACAAGAGCTGGAAAATATTATAAAGTCGGATTTTAGCCTGCAAAATGAAATTAATTATGAGATTGATGAAAATGTTCAAAGTTCTGAAGTTAATGAAAATAGCGAAAGTTTTGAAACTAAGGAAGAGTTGAAACAGCTGGAATATAAGAAAATCGAAGGAATTGAATTAAAAAATAGTCAGGCAGAAAATCAAAGTGAAGATCAGGAAAATTTAGGTGAAAATGAAATTGAAGATGAAAAAGAAAATCAAGAATTTGGAAAAAGATTTTGTGTAATAGTAAATTCTGAAAATTTTATGATAAAAACTGAAAATTTCGATGAAAGTAATATTAAAGAGCTGAATATTCAAATTGAAGTGCCTGAAAATGTAGTATTTTTACAGGATTCTACAAAAAAGGAAAGAAAAAATGCAAAAAATATTTTTTTGGAATATTTGCCGATTGAGAAAAAAATTAAGTTGAAAAAATTATTGGAAGATGGAGAAAAAATTTTTTCTGATTATTCAGTTAATGAGATTTTATGA
- a CDS encoding diacylglycerol/lipid kinase family protein: MKKLKEAILVYNPKSGNANIILSNFDLITTKLLEKGITLTLYSINKDYDLFTEILKNEKYDILILSGGDGTLSRCLSELYSKNIEFPEVAIFPTGTSNDFAKALKFEENIENWIEKITDKSAKNIDFGLINGKTVFLSSYAGGLFTKISYNTDKTLKKTFGKIAYYMNGLGELTNIKTFDLDIVLDGNKTIKEKAILYAILNGKSVGGFENVIDEASMNDGFMDILIVKNIDNPMDIPKILIDLMNSNLTNNDYIRTLQAKKCEIKKVFEEINVSIDGEEGENMDVKIEFISRKLKIFC; encoded by the coding sequence ATGAAAAAATTAAAAGAGGCTATTTTGGTTTACAATCCAAAATCTGGAAATGCCAATATAATTTTAAGCAATTTTGATTTAATCACGACAAAACTGCTGGAAAAAGGGATTACATTGACACTTTATAGTATAAATAAGGATTATGACCTATTTACAGAAATTTTAAAAAATGAAAAATATGATATTTTGATTTTATCAGGTGGAGATGGAACATTAAGCCGTTGTTTAAGCGAACTTTACTCTAAAAATATTGAATTTCCAGAAGTTGCAATATTTCCAACGGGAACATCAAACGATTTTGCAAAAGCATTGAAATTTGAAGAAAATATTGAAAACTGGATAGAGAAAATTACAGATAAAAGTGCCAAAAATATTGATTTTGGGTTAATTAATGGAAAAACGGTATTCTTGTCATCGTATGCTGGCGGACTGTTTACTAAAATTTCCTACAATACGGACAAGACATTGAAAAAAACGTTTGGAAAAATTGCCTATTACATGAATGGGCTTGGAGAACTTACAAATATAAAGACTTTTGACTTGGATATTGTGCTGGATGGGAATAAAACAATTAAGGAAAAGGCTATTTTATATGCAATTCTGAATGGAAAAAGTGTTGGCGGATTTGAAAATGTAATTGATGAAGCCAGTATGAATGACGGATTTATGGATATTTTAATCGTAAAAAACATTGATAATCCGATGGATATTCCAAAAATTCTAATCGACTTAATGAACAGTAATTTGACAAATAACGATTATATCCGAACTTTACAAGCCAAAAAATGCGAAATAAAAAAAGTTTTCGAAGAAATTAACGTAAGCATTGATGGAGAAGAAGGAGAAAATATGGATGTAAAAATTGAGTTTATTAGCCGAAAATTAAAAATTTTTTGCTAA
- a CDS encoding glycoside hydrolase family 57 protein codes for MNGYFSLVLHAHLPYVRHPEYKEFLEEDWLYEAITETYIPLLEMFENLTRDNIPWNITITMSGTLVNMLNDGLLRERYLRHMNKLVEFCENEVERLSPYPDMLNVAKHNLWFNTRARQVFEEKYNKDLVGAFRKFQDQGNLEIIPVTATHGFLPVMKDYPEAVNAQVLMAKKDYIKNFGRDPKGIWLAECAYYPGQDKFLEKHGIRYFLVDAHGIMHSDPRPVYGIYSPVYTKNYVAAFARDLESSEQVWSSESGYPGDGLYREFHKDAGYELDYELVKPYLHSDGVRRNIGIKYHAITDKKGTYKAVYNPQAAADRAKEHAYNFVFNRSKQIEYLASKMKYRKPIVVSPYDAELYGHWWYEGPIFLEWVFRAIAESDFSTITPYKYLQKYPTNQIVDVSMSSWGANGYYDVWIDGSNDYAYRHLHKAAQKMIELANGREPYNELEYRALNQAARELLMAQTSCWEFIMYTGTMVGYAHKKISDHIHRLFKIYEDYKNGNLDESWLREIESRDNIFPEVDYRVYRTDWL; via the coding sequence ATGAATGGATATTTTAGTCTTGTTTTACATGCACACTTGCCGTATGTAAGACATCCAGAGTATAAAGAATTTTTAGAAGAAGATTGGTTATATGAAGCGATTACGGAAACGTATATCCCTTTACTTGAAATGTTTGAAAATTTAACGAGAGATAACATTCCTTGGAATATAACTATTACAATGTCTGGAACGCTTGTAAATATGCTAAATGATGGTTTATTGCGTGAAAGATATCTTCGTCATATGAATAAATTAGTTGAATTCTGTGAAAATGAAGTGGAAAGACTAAGTCCATATCCTGACATGCTAAATGTTGCAAAACATAATTTATGGTTCAATACTAGAGCAAGACAAGTATTTGAAGAAAAGTACAACAAAGATTTAGTGGGGGCATTTAGAAAATTTCAAGATCAGGGTAACTTAGAAATCATTCCAGTTACAGCAACACATGGATTTTTGCCAGTTATGAAAGACTATCCTGAAGCAGTAAACGCTCAAGTGCTTATGGCAAAAAAAGATTATATTAAAAATTTTGGAAGAGATCCGAAGGGAATTTGGCTAGCTGAATGTGCCTATTATCCAGGACAAGATAAGTTCTTGGAAAAACACGGAATAAGATACTTCCTAGTTGATGCGCATGGAATTATGCATAGTGATCCACGTCCAGTTTATGGTATTTATTCACCAGTTTACACTAAGAATTATGTAGCTGCATTTGCCAGAGATTTGGAATCATCAGAACAAGTTTGGAGTTCTGAATCAGGATATCCAGGAGATGGACTTTACCGTGAATTCCATAAGGATGCAGGATATGAACTAGATTATGAACTTGTAAAACCTTACTTGCACAGTGATGGAGTAAGAAGAAACATAGGAATAAAATATCATGCAATAACAGATAAGAAAGGAACTTATAAAGCAGTTTATAATCCGCAGGCAGCAGCAGATAGAGCAAAAGAACATGCTTATAACTTTGTATTCAATCGTTCAAAACAGATTGAATATCTTGCTTCAAAAATGAAATATAGAAAACCTATCGTAGTGTCACCTTATGATGCTGAATTATATGGACACTGGTGGTACGAAGGGCCTATATTCCTAGAATGGGTATTCAGAGCAATAGCTGAATCTGATTTTTCTACAATAACACCATACAAATATTTACAAAAATACCCTACAAACCAAATAGTTGACGTAAGTATGTCAAGCTGGGGAGCAAACGGTTATTACGATGTTTGGATAGATGGTTCAAATGACTATGCGTACAGACATTTACATAAAGCTGCACAAAAGATGATAGAACTGGCAAATGGAAGAGAACCTTACAACGAATTGGAATACAGAGCATTAAACCAAGCTGCAAGGGAATTGTTAATGGCACAAACTTCTTGCTGGGAATTTATAATGTATACTGGAACAATGGTTGGTTATGCTCACAAGAAAATAAGTGACCACATTCATAGATTATTCAAAATTTATGAAGATTACAAGAATGGCAACTTGGATGAAAGCTGGTTAAGAGAAATTGAAAGCAGAGATAATATTTTCCCAGAAGTGGATTATAGAGTTTATAGAACTGACTGGCTATAG
- a CDS encoding oligosaccharide flippase family protein, which translates to MDNKNLLKGTMVYSLMNLVTKMGSFVFLPIITRLLTQEEFGIVGTLAPITSLFTVILGLGLYNAQMKKYVDLKESEDEFGSYMFSSTLIIVVFNILTYIFLFTPMAQKLFSYIVDLSKVSYYPLIIVSILIATANAFNNLSTTLFRMKRMYMKVAIGSVISLFTTYILAIYFIKYLKWGVFGNQFANLVALLVVFLFYFKDYFGKFRFKLNFDYVKYSLRNGLPLIFIELTDQVVNLSDRLVLAKFVSLAVVGGYTLAFTGGRVLSVVTGSFVNSWTPEFYEAMKEDKTNPTITRSVENFIAIISFACVIAQLFAPEGIKLIFPKSYYQAINYMPLILAGIVIQALFCLDYFFHFHEDSIYIFYFTMFAMIFNLAGNIIFIPKFPEIGPIIAAWTTLLAFLFRAIMEMMIIRKKYKISFNYKKLFLYFIIIVNPIIFYLSNDQLSIVKFGFKIVYLAIVTKLLVNKEVLAKITNLVNGIKRKIMKR; encoded by the coding sequence ATGGATAATAAAAATTTATTAAAGGGTACAATGGTTTATTCCCTTATGAATTTAGTTACGAAAATGGGTTCGTTTGTTTTTTTGCCGATAATAACGAGATTGCTGACACAGGAGGAATTTGGGATTGTAGGAACATTAGCTCCGATTACTTCGTTGTTTACAGTGATTTTGGGATTAGGGCTATATAATGCTCAGATGAAAAAATATGTGGATTTGAAGGAAAGTGAAGATGAGTTTGGAAGCTATATGTTTTCTTCAACTTTGATAATAGTTGTTTTTAATATTTTAACGTATATTTTTTTATTTACGCCAATGGCTCAAAAACTGTTTTCATACATTGTGGATTTAAGCAAAGTAAGCTACTATCCCTTAATAATTGTCAGTATTTTAATTGCCACAGCGAATGCTTTTAATAATCTTTCAACAACTTTGTTTAGAATGAAGAGAATGTATATGAAAGTGGCGATAGGGAGTGTTATAAGTCTTTTTACAACTTATATTCTGGCAATTTATTTTATAAAATATTTGAAATGGGGAGTTTTTGGAAATCAGTTTGCAAATTTAGTTGCATTGCTTGTAGTCTTTTTATTTTATTTTAAAGATTATTTTGGAAAATTTAGATTTAAGCTGAATTTTGATTATGTGAAATATTCGCTGCGGAATGGATTACCACTTATTTTTATTGAACTTACAGACCAAGTTGTAAATTTAAGTGACAGGCTTGTTTTGGCAAAATTTGTTTCTCTTGCAGTAGTTGGGGGATATACGCTTGCCTTTACTGGAGGAAGGGTTTTGTCGGTTGTTACAGGCTCTTTTGTGAATAGCTGGACGCCGGAGTTTTATGAGGCGATGAAAGAGGATAAGACAAATCCAACAATAACGAGAAGCGTAGAAAATTTTATTGCGATTATTTCCTTTGCCTGTGTAATTGCCCAGTTATTTGCTCCAGAGGGAATAAAATTAATATTTCCAAAAAGTTATTATCAGGCAATTAATTATATGCCATTAATTTTGGCTGGAATTGTAATACAGGCATTATTTTGCCTAGATTATTTTTTCCATTTTCACGAAGATAGCATATACATTTTTTATTTTACAATGTTTGCAATGATATTTAATTTAGCTGGAAATATAATATTTATACCGAAGTTTCCTGAAATTGGTCCGATTATTGCGGCATGGACTACATTGCTTGCCTTTTTGTTCAGGGCGATAATGGAAATGATGATTATAAGAAAAAAATACAAGATTTCATTTAATTACAAAAAATTATTTCTGTATTTTATAATTATTGTAAATCCTATTATATTTTACTTGTCAAATGATCAGCTTTCAATAGTAAAATTTGGCTTTAAAATAGTATATTTGGCAATAGTTACGAAATTACTTGTAAATAAGGAAGTTTTGGCTAAAATTACAAATCTTGTGAATGGAATAAAAAGAAAAATTATGAAACGATAA
- a CDS encoding glycosyltransferase family 2 protein, protein MKFTVFTPTFNRKELLEKLYKSLQKQTFKDFEWLIVDDGSTDGTKEKVEEFLSEKKLEIKYYFKENGGKQRAYNFATEKANGELFICLDSDDEYVENGLETILKYWKKYEKNSDIAGMGYLSTYPNGEIIGSSFPEKEMISTQFEIYNKYGVKGDKGLMFRTEIIKKYKFPVFEDEKFIK, encoded by the coding sequence ATGAAATTTACAGTTTTTACACCGACTTTTAATCGAAAGGAACTGCTTGAAAAATTGTATAAATCGCTTCAAAAGCAGACTTTTAAAGACTTTGAATGGCTTATTGTGGATGATGGCTCTACTGATGGGACTAAAGAGAAAGTGGAAGAGTTTTTGAGTGAAAAAAAGTTGGAAATAAAATATTATTTTAAGGAAAATGGCGGTAAGCAGAGGGCTTATAACTTTGCGACAGAAAAGGCGAATGGGGAACTTTTTATTTGTCTTGATTCAGATGATGAATATGTGGAAAATGGGCTTGAAACTATTTTGAAATATTGGAAAAAATATGAGAAGAATTCCGATATTGCTGGAATGGGATATTTGTCGACTTATCCAAATGGAGAAATTATCGGCTCTAGTTTTCCAGAAAAGGAAATGATCTCGACACAATTTGAAATTTATAATAAATATGGAGTTAAAGGCGATAAGGGGCTTATGTTCAGAACTGAAATTATAAAAAAATATAAATTTCCAGTTTTTGAAGATGAGAAGTTTATTAAATAG
- a CDS encoding RNA-guided endonuclease InsQ/TnpB family protein encodes MYLTLKQQVKHLSKKEFRNLKYLSHIAKNLTNEAIYNVRQHYFQNKKYLSYNENYKMLKNSENYKKLNSNMAQQILKEVDGSFKSFFGLLKLAKNGQYNFKDIKLPKYLAKDGFTTLVIGFVRLKDDILIVPYSNSFRKIHKEIAIKLPPVLKNKKIKEIRIIPKQHSRYFEIQYTYEVEEVQRELNKNNALGIDLGINNLCTCVTNTGTSFIIDGRKLKSINQYYNKINAKLQSIKDKQKIEHITLRQKRIARKRNNRINDYLSKAARIIVNYCLNNDIGKLVVGYNEDFQRNSNIGSINNQNFVNIPYGKLRDKLIYLCKLYGIEFKLQEESYTSKASFFDRDEIPIYDKENSQKYIFSGKRIKRGLYQTSTGKLINADCNGALNILRKSKVVDLSVLYNRGELNTPKRIRVV; translated from the coding sequence ATGTATTTAACATTAAAACAACAAGTAAAACATCTTAGTAAAAAGGAGTTTAGGAATTTAAAATATTTATCTCATATAGCCAAGAACTTAACTAATGAAGCTATATATAATGTTAGACAACACTATTTTCAAAATAAAAAGTATTTAAGTTATAATGAAAACTATAAAATGCTTAAAAATAGTGAAAATTACAAGAAATTAAATTCTAATATGGCTCAACAAATTCTAAAAGAAGTAGATGGAAGTTTCAAATCATTTTTTGGACTTTTAAAACTTGCTAAGAATGGTCAATATAATTTTAAAGATATAAAATTACCTAAATATCTTGCTAAAGATGGTTTTACAACTCTTGTTATAGGTTTTGTAAGATTAAAAGATGATATTCTGATAGTTCCTTATTCAAATTCATTTAGAAAGATACATAAGGAAATCGCAATAAAGCTACCACCAGTATTAAAAAACAAGAAAATAAAAGAGATTAGAATAATACCAAAACAACATTCTAGGTACTTTGAAATTCAATATACTTATGAAGTGGAAGAAGTTCAAAGGGAATTAAATAAAAACAATGCACTAGGAATTGATTTAGGTATAAATAATCTTTGTACTTGTGTTACAAATACTGGAACTTCATTCATAATAGATGGTAGAAAATTAAAATCAATAAATCAATACTATAACAAGATAAATGCAAAATTGCAAAGCATTAAAGATAAGCAAAAGATAGAGCATATAACATTAAGGCAAAAGAGAATAGCCAGAAAGAGAAATAATCGTATAAATGATTATCTTTCAAAAGCAGCAAGAATAATTGTAAATTATTGTCTTAATAATGATATAGGAAAACTAGTTGTAGGATATAATGAAGATTTTCAAAGAAATTCAAATATTGGAAGTATAAATAATCAGAACTTTGTAAATATACCATATGGGAAATTAAGAGATAAATTAATATATCTATGTAAACTATATGGAATAGAATTTAAACTGCAAGAAGAGAGTTATACATCAAAAGCAAGTTTCTTTGATAGAGATGAAATTCCAATATATGATAAAGAAAATTCGCAAAAATATATATTCAGTGGAAAAAGAATAAAAAGAGGACTATATCAAACAAGCACAGGTAAACTCATAAATGCAGATTGTAATGGAGCATTAAATATATTAAGAAAAAGTAAAGTTGTGGACTTAAGTGTCCTATACAATAGAGGTGAGCTGAACACACCTAAAAGAATAAGGGTAGTGTAA
- the mnmA gene encoding tRNA 2-thiouridine(34) synthase MnmA, producing MDKKLDDKKVVVGMSGGIDSSVAALLLKRQGYEVIGVTLKHLPDELSENPGKTCCSLDDINDARYTCYTLGIPHYVLNVVEEFKKDVMEYFVEMYNAGKTPSPCVICDEKVKIRKLVEFADKMGIKHISTGHYSKVSQNNMLLWDKNNRKDQTYMLYRLDKEVVERFLFPLSEYKKSEVREIARQNGIHTHNKPDSQGICFAPNGYIPFLKKVLGDDVKKGNFVDKNGKVIGEHIGYQFYTVGQRRGLGLNLGKPFFVLELRPETNEVVVGDFEELLVKEIEVINYKFHCDLKNITGKQLTARPRFSSKGLAGKLKILENEKNKNKLIFEFDEKTHENSEGQHIVFYLENEIVGGGEIKMCQNI from the coding sequence ATGGATAAAAAATTAGATGACAAAAAAGTCGTTGTTGGAATGAGCGGTGGAATAGATAGTTCCGTTGCCGCTCTTTTGTTAAAGCGGCAGGGATATGAAGTAATCGGAGTCACGTTAAAGCATTTGCCTGATGAACTTTCGGAAAATCCAGGAAAAACATGCTGTTCCCTGGATGATATAAATGATGCGAGATATACTTGCTACACTTTAGGAATTCCGCATTATGTCTTAAATGTTGTGGAAGAGTTTAAAAAAGATGTGATGGAATATTTTGTGGAAATGTATAATGCAGGAAAAACGCCGTCGCCTTGTGTGATTTGCGATGAAAAGGTGAAAATAAGAAAACTTGTGGAATTTGCTGATAAAATGGGAATAAAGCATATTTCAACAGGGCATTATTCAAAAGTTAGCCAAAATAACATGCTTTTATGGGATAAAAATAACAGAAAAGATCAGACTTACATGCTTTATCGGCTGGATAAGGAAGTAGTGGAGCGATTTTTATTTCCGCTTTCAGAATACAAAAAGTCAGAAGTTCGTGAGATTGCCAGACAAAATGGAATTCATACACATAATAAGCCAGATAGCCAAGGAATCTGCTTTGCTCCAAACGGATATATTCCATTCTTGAAAAAAGTGCTTGGAGATGACGTGAAAAAGGGGAACTTTGTAGATAAAAACGGGAAAGTCATTGGAGAGCATATAGGTTACCAGTTTTACACGGTTGGACAACGGCGTGGACTGGGGCTTAATTTGGGGAAGCCATTTTTTGTGCTGGAACTTAGACCTGAAACAAATGAAGTTGTCGTAGGGGATTTTGAAGAATTGCTGGTAAAGGAAATTGAAGTGATAAATTATAAATTTCATTGTGATTTGAAAAATATAACTGGGAAACAATTAACTGCACGTCCAAGATTTTCTTCAAAAGGATTGGCTGGGAAATTAAAAATTTTAGAAAATGAAAAAAATAAAAATAAACTAATTTTTGAATTTGATGAAAAAACTCATGAAAATTCTGAAGGGCAGCATATTGTATTTTATTTGGAAAATGAGATTGTTGGTGGAGGAGAAATAAAGATGTGTCAAAATATTTAA
- a CDS encoding tetratricopeptide repeat protein, with protein sequence MNNSKERFMKKIILLGIIVLSISAFAGHLEDGSFYFENGELEKAEKEYLKAAENGNAKALYQLGCLYFEQGRLDKAEKMFLDAISRGDSSSLYQLAQLYYFQDKLDKAETFFLKAVDRNIPEAMNELGLLYYDKKEFDKAKKYFKMGADAGDEYAIQNYRKMLEQELKHQD encoded by the coding sequence TTGAATAACAGCAAGGAGAGATTTATGAAAAAAATTATTTTACTTGGAATTATTGTCCTTTCTATTTCAGCATTTGCCGGTCACTTGGAGGATGGCAGCTTCTACTTTGAGAACGGGGAACTGGAAAAGGCTGAAAAAGAGTATTTGAAGGCTGCTGAAAATGGCAATGCCAAAGCCTTGTACCAGCTGGGATGTTTGTATTTTGAGCAAGGCAGGCTTGACAAGGCTGAAAAAATGTTTTTAGATGCCATTAGCAGGGGCGATAGCAGCTCTCTGTATCAATTGGCGCAGCTTTACTACTTTCAAGATAAACTTGACAAGGCTGAAACATTCTTCTTAAAAGCCGTAGACCGCAATATCCCTGAAGCTATGAATGAGCTTGGCCTTCTGTATTATGACAAGAAGGAATTTGACAAGGCAAAAAAATATTTCAAGATGGGAGCGGATGCCGGGGATGAATATGCTATACAAAATTACAGGAAAATGCTGGAACAGGAATTGAAGCATCAGGATTAA